A window from Streptomyces sp. NBC_00271 encodes these proteins:
- a CDS encoding CCA tRNA nucleotidyltransferase, producing the protein MPNANEDNPSALSQVQRRAVSELLRVSPVADDLARRFQEAGFSLALVGGSVRDALLGRLGNDLDFTTDARPDDVLKIVRPWADAVWEVGIAFGTVGAQKDARVDDVQQSFQIEITTYRSEAYDRTSRKPEVSYGDSIEEDLVRRDFTVNAMAVALPEKEFIDPYGGRDDLSARVLRTPGTPEESFSDDPLRMMRAARFAAQLDFEVAPDVVAAMTDMAGRIEIVSAERVRDELNKLVLSAHPRKGLTLLVDTGLADHVLPELPALRLERDEHHRHKDVYDHTLIVLEQAMALEENGPDLTLRIAALLHDIGKPRTRRFEKDGRVSFHHHEVVGAKMTKKRMTALKYSNDLVKDVSRLVELHLRFHGYGTGEWTDSAVRRYVRDAGPLLDRLHKLTRSDCTTRNKRKATALSQAYDGLEKRIAELQEQEELDAIRPDLDGNQIMEILGIGPGPAIGQAYKFMLELRLENGPMGHDAAVTALKEWWAEQD; encoded by the coding sequence GTGCCGAACGCCAACGAAGACAACCCCAGTGCCCTGAGTCAGGTGCAGCGCCGCGCGGTGAGTGAACTGTTGCGGGTGTCCCCTGTCGCCGACGACCTCGCCCGCCGTTTCCAGGAGGCGGGGTTCTCACTCGCCCTGGTCGGTGGCTCGGTCCGAGACGCGCTCCTTGGCCGGCTCGGCAATGATCTGGACTTCACGACCGACGCCCGCCCCGATGACGTACTGAAGATCGTGCGGCCCTGGGCGGACGCCGTCTGGGAGGTCGGGATCGCTTTCGGCACCGTCGGCGCGCAGAAGGACGCACGCGTGGACGACGTGCAGCAGTCCTTCCAGATCGAGATCACGACGTACCGCTCCGAGGCGTACGACCGGACCTCGCGCAAGCCCGAGGTGTCCTACGGCGACTCGATCGAGGAAGACCTCGTGCGCCGCGACTTCACTGTGAACGCGATGGCCGTGGCGCTGCCGGAGAAGGAGTTCATCGATCCGTACGGCGGTCGGGACGACCTGTCCGCGCGGGTCCTGCGCACTCCGGGTACACCCGAAGAGTCCTTCTCCGACGATCCGCTGCGGATGATGCGAGCCGCGCGGTTCGCCGCGCAGCTCGACTTCGAGGTGGCGCCCGACGTCGTCGCCGCGATGACGGACATGGCCGGGCGCATCGAGATCGTCTCGGCGGAGCGGGTGCGGGACGAGCTGAACAAGCTGGTCCTCTCCGCTCACCCGCGCAAGGGTCTGACGCTGCTCGTGGACACCGGCCTCGCCGACCATGTGCTGCCGGAGCTTCCCGCGCTGCGACTGGAGCGTGATGAGCACCACCGGCACAAGGACGTCTACGACCACACGCTGATCGTCCTGGAACAGGCCATGGCGCTCGAGGAAAATGGTCCGGACCTGACGCTCCGGATCGCCGCGCTGCTGCACGACATCGGCAAGCCGAGGACGCGGCGCTTCGAGAAGGACGGGCGGGTCTCCTTCCACCACCACGAGGTGGTGGGCGCGAAGATGACCAAGAAGCGGATGACGGCGCTCAAGTACTCCAATGACCTCGTGAAGGACGTCTCGCGTCTGGTCGAACTTCATCTGCGCTTTCACGGATACGGCACCGGCGAGTGGACGGACTCCGCGGTCCGTCGCTACGTCCGTGACGCGGGTCCGCTCCTCGACCGCCTCCACAAGCTGACCCGCTCCGACTGCACCACGCGCAACAAGCGCAAGGCGACGGCGCTCTCTCAGGCGTATGACGGCCTGGAGAAGCGCATCGCCGAGCTCCAGGAGCAGGAGGAGCTGGACGCGATCCGTCCCGACCTCGACGGCAACCAGATCATGGAGATCCTGGGCATCGGCCCTGGTCCGGCGATCGGCCAGGCGTACAAGTTCATGCTGGAGCTGAGGCTGGAGAACGGGCCCATGGGGCACGACGCTGCGGTGACGGCACTCAAGGAGTGGTGGGCCGAGCAGGACTGA